The Spartobacteria bacterium genome contains a region encoding:
- a CDS encoding tRNA-dihydrouridine synthase family protein gives MTASISRQEPLSLILAPMRGLNPVVYRNAHHRHFTGLDKIIAPFIPTIKGHKGTGKLLQDILPERNELGDTTLVPQIIGNNPHDILALLDAIHDLGYRECNWNLGCPWPQVAKKRRGSGLLPHPDMIRDVLDVVCSKYPNEWSVKVRLGYKSNQELLPLLPLFNQYPLKEVIIHPRTAGQMYEGRADIEAFAACMPLISHPLVYNGDICSVNDFQRLRVRFPQINRWMVGRGLIIDPFLAGDIKQPGAFPGWNQRRQMLYDFYQTLLHEYLVWAQQAPSPVLGKMKEFWSYFSRNFDQGHKLFKKLKRTQTLSSFQSIVQEWFAAAPAPSPQRTDCNPLK, from the coding sequence ATGACTGCATCTATCTCCCGACAAGAGCCTCTATCTTTGATTCTTGCACCCATGCGCGGTTTGAATCCGGTGGTGTACCGAAATGCCCATCATCGTCATTTCACTGGACTGGATAAAATCATCGCCCCTTTCATTCCGACCATCAAGGGACATAAAGGAACGGGGAAACTGCTGCAAGATATTCTTCCCGAACGAAACGAGCTGGGGGACACGACGCTTGTCCCTCAAATTATTGGAAATAATCCGCACGATATTCTCGCGTTATTAGATGCCATCCATGATCTGGGCTATCGTGAATGCAACTGGAATCTCGGCTGTCCCTGGCCGCAGGTCGCCAAAAAACGGCGTGGCTCCGGCCTCCTTCCTCATCCTGATATGATTCGCGATGTCCTGGACGTCGTTTGTTCCAAATACCCCAACGAGTGGTCGGTAAAAGTTCGCCTGGGATACAAATCCAATCAGGAATTGCTTCCCTTGCTTCCCTTGTTTAACCAGTATCCTCTTAAAGAAGTAATCATTCATCCGCGTACCGCCGGTCAAATGTATGAGGGCCGCGCCGATATCGAGGCATTTGCTGCATGCATGCCGCTGATATCGCATCCCCTGGTGTATAATGGAGATATTTGTTCGGTGAATGATTTTCAACGGCTTCGTGTGCGGTTTCCACAAATCAACCGATGGATGGTCGGACGGGGTCTCATCATCGATCCCTTTTTAGCTGGCGATATCAAGCAGCCCGGTGCCTTTCCCGGCTGGAACCAGCGCAGACAGATGCTATATGATTTCTACCAGACGCTCCTCCATGAATACCTCGTATGGGCGCAGCAAGCACCCTCCCCTGTTCTTGGAAAAATGAAGGAATTCTGGTCTTATTTCTCCCGTAATTTTGATCAGGGTCATAAATTGTTTAAAAAACTCAAGCGCACTCAGACGCTGTCGTCGTTTCAGTCGATCGTTCAGGAATGGTTTGCGGCGGCACCAGCACCATCACCGCAACGAACCGATTGTAATC